Genomic DNA from Alphaproteobacteria bacterium PA2:
CGCCATGGGCACCATGATCACGCTGAGGGCGAGATTGTTCAGGCCATGGCCGCCGCCGAACACGTTCCAGTTCCAGAAGCCGCCGGCCTGATGCTCGACAATCCCGCCCAGGCTCATGGTTCCGGTCAGCAGGATCACGGTGATAATCACGAAGCCGATGGAGACTTCATAGCTGACCATCTGCGCTGCGGACCGCAGGCTTCCCAGGAAGGGATATTTCGAGTTGGAGGCCCAGCCGCCCATGATGATGCCGTACACACCAAGGGAGGAAATGGCGAAGAGGTAGAGGACACCCACATTGATATTGGCGACCACCCAGCCCGGGGCGAAGGGGATCACCGCCCAGCCCACCAGGGCCAGTGAGAAGGTCAGGACCGGCGCCAGAAGGAAGACGAACTTGTCGGCCCCGTCCGGAATGATGATTTCCTTCAGGATGAACTTGAGCAGGTCGGCAAAGGACTGAAGCAGGCCAAAGGGACCCACCACATTCGGCCCTTTGCGCATCTGGACCCCGGCCCAGATCTTGCGGTCGGCCAGCATGAAGAATGCCAGGGCCACCAG
This window encodes:
- a CDS encoding NADH-quinone oxidoreductase subunit H is translated as MGANTFWATPLGWTLITLGQIMLVVLPLLVALAFFMLADRKIWAGVQMRKGPNVVGPFGLLQSFADLLKFILKEIIIPDGADKFVFLLAPVLTFSLALVGWAVIPFAPGWVVANINVGVLYLFAISSLGVYGIIMGGWASNSKYPFLGSLRSAAQMVSYEVSIGFVIITVILLTGTMSLGGIVEHQAGGFWNWNVFGGGHGLNNLALSVIMVPMAVIFFISALAETNRPPFDLPEAESELVAGYQVEYSSSPFLLFMIGELVSIVLMCAMISILFFGGWQAPIDFDFVHKWGPIAQGFYGLFWFSVKICFFFFMFAMVKAVVPRYRYDQLMRLGWKVFLPISGIAVVLVAGWKVFWLVSA